Proteins encoded within one genomic window of Methanosarcina barkeri str. Wiesmoor:
- the tnpA gene encoding IS200/IS605 family transposase — MIFVCKYRKVILEPISEELKQIMIDISKESNFEILEMETDKDHIHLLIKSEPKVSVLSIVRKLKQESTNGLWKTQKEYLEKYYWGENMLWSDGYFASTIGNVSKETVEYYIRNQGVKLTLISPKLKT, encoded by the coding sequence ATTATTTTCGTTTGCAAATACCGAAAAGTCATACTTGAACCAATTAGCGAAGAACTCAAACAGATTATGATTGACATTTCAAAAGAGTCTAACTTTGAAATCCTTGAAATGGAAACTGACAAAGACCATATTCATTTATTGATTAAGAGTGAACCAAAAGTTAGTGTTTTATCTATTGTCAGAAAATTGAAACAAGAATCTACGAACGGGTTATGGAAAACACAAAAAGAATATCTGGAAAAGTATTATTGGGGTGAAAATATGTTATGGAGTGATGGATATTTTGCGTCTACAATCGGAAATGTTAGTAAAGAGACGGTAGAATATTATATACGAAATCAGGGGGTGAAGTTGACGCTTATATCCCCTAAGCTAAAGACTTAG
- the tnpB gene encoding IS200/IS605 family element RNA-guided endonuclease TnpB produces MMKAFKFRLYPTATQAVQLNQHIGSCRFVYNWALDQKIKTYEQTGKSISRFDLNKKLPVLKASNEWLGEVNSQSLQGMTKQVESAFTRFFREKNGFPKFKSKKNPIQSFPVPQHYSVDFEKNTIKLPKIEPIKAVFHRKFEGELKTATVSRTCKGHYYISILVEDGNELPTKQKYSESTTVGLDVGIKDFAILSTREKIENPNYLKNSLNRLKVLQKRVSRKQKGSKNRVKAKHRVAVLHDKITNQRNDFQNKLSFKLISENQAIALETLNVKGMVKNHHLAQAISDSAWSRFVTKLEYKAEWYGKTILRIGQFEPSSKVCHVCGYHNSDLTLKDREWTCPDCKTKHDRDINAAINIKKFALIDQNLIGL; encoded by the coding sequence ATGATGAAAGCGTTCAAATTTAGACTCTATCCTACAGCTACACAAGCTGTTCAGTTAAATCAGCATATAGGTAGCTGTAGGTTTGTCTACAATTGGGCACTTGATCAGAAAATTAAAACTTATGAACAGACAGGAAAATCAATTTCCAGATTTGACTTAAACAAAAAGCTTCCTGTCTTGAAAGCTTCTAATGAATGGTTAGGAGAAGTCAATTCTCAATCATTGCAGGGAATGACTAAGCAGGTTGAGTCTGCCTTCACTCGATTTTTCCGAGAGAAGAACGGCTTTCCTAAGTTTAAATCTAAGAAAAACCCAATTCAATCTTTTCCTGTACCTCAACACTACTCCGTAGACTTTGAAAAAAACACTATCAAGCTCCCTAAAATAGAACCAATTAAAGCAGTTTTTCACAGGAAGTTTGAGGGCGAGCTTAAAACAGCTACTGTTTCAAGGACATGTAAAGGACATTACTACATTAGTATCCTTGTTGAAGATGGGAACGAACTTCCTACAAAACAGAAGTATTCAGAATCTACTACAGTGGGTCTAGATGTTGGGATTAAGGATTTTGCTATACTTTCCACAAGAGAAAAGATTGAGAACCCTAACTACCTGAAAAACTCTTTGAACAGGTTAAAGGTTCTTCAAAAAAGAGTATCAAGGAAACAGAAAGGTTCTAAGAACAGGGTAAAAGCCAAACATAGGGTTGCTGTACTCCATGACAAAATAACTAATCAGAGGAACGACTTCCAGAACAAACTCTCTTTTAAACTCATAAGCGAAAACCAAGCAATAGCTCTGGAAACTCTGAATGTTAAAGGAATGGTTAAGAATCATCATTTGGCACAGGCTATAAGTGATTCCGCATGGAGCAGGTTTGTAACAAAACTAGAGTATAAAGCTGAATGGTACGGAAAAACCATCCTGAGAATTGGGCAATTTGAACCATCTTCTAAAGTATGTCATGTTTGTGGATATCATAATTCAGATTTGACATTAAAAGATAGAGAATGGACTTGCCCAGACTGTAAAACAAAACATGATAGAGATATAAATGCCGCTATCAATATCAAGAAATTTGCTCTCATAGATCAAAATCTAATTGGATTATAA
- a CDS encoding DUF2795 domain-containing protein, producing the protein MEIVPMDIQHVLQNVKFPANKNDIIQQARSSGSIADPLLENLGMLPDKEYANANEVVKELERI; encoded by the coding sequence ATGGAAATCGTTCCTATGGATATTCAGCATGTATTACAAAATGTAAAATTTCCTGCAAATAAGAATGACATAATTCAACAAGCAAGAAGTAGTGGTTCAATAGCGGATCCGCTACTGGAGAACCTGGGCATGCTTCCAGATAAGGAATACGCCAACGCTAATGAAGTCGTCAAGGAACTTGAAAGAATTTAA